CAGTAGGTGATCTTGTGATCACAGATTCCgcaatgttgaaaaataaatgattttaaaattttgaaattgaaggttttcaacaatgagaataaaCTGATCGACTCTTCTTGTCaccttcttattttcatataaatcgTATTTCCTtaagacacttgtcaaaaacaagaagatcaaagaagcaaggtcatttaatttcactttcagatatattgatgatgttctttcaattaacaatccaaacttttctgattagaggttccattaatatatcacaaaaactagaaattaaaaaaaaaaacagacacggcttcctacGCCTTATTTTTAGGCTTATGCCtcgaattttggaaaaaaatacacgGTCATGTCAgtagggagttcagtatttttgtgattttaattttttattaagtAGCTGCATGTGTTGCCTTTTAtctatttaataaatttaaaaaagaactaaaaaaatatcaaagtagtTTGATTGGCTGATTGTTAATATCTTCATGTCAATAACCTATACAATCATGTTCTTGCCGTATAACATAACTGACCTAGCTTTAGACAGGAATATTGTCACTTCTTGATTTACTTGCCAGAAAAAGGTTTGATACATTTTCCGACTCTTACTTTTAACTTCCTGGATCTtctattcaacatttttttttacattaatcgGAAATGGGTTactataaataacaataaaaggaGAATGACATATACTATAGAAAACACCTACTTTATGACGGGAACACACATCTCACATGATATAGGGAAATGAATTCCTTAAACAAACGTCAAGTACCGGAAAGACTTCATATAAGTTgttactaaaataagcttatgaTTAGAAGGCATATTTTATTAGCCTTAAAATgccatttataaaataaaaaatagcttAGTGAAACTCATcagtaaaaaaattgaaatcaattGATTGATATTAAAACTAAATCTAAGATCAGATTTTATTCATCTAATAATTTCCGTTAGTGAATGTAATTCTTTCTCAACTGAAATAGTGAGATTGATATCGAAAGACGATACCATGATATGTTTTAATTTCGAATCTTTATGCAGATGATATCCTACCAATTCATTTGCAAATTTCATTATAGTATAAAGTAAATCAACAGTTGCTTAAATCCCGTATTATTTGGACTCTCGGTGTTTGAGAGTggtttcattagcaatcatattATATCTACCTATTTATATAGTCttatactagtatatttatatataattggaTTATATAAGAAAggactataatatttttttctgtcaattcgaaacaacattaaaaaaaacgaaaaaatcaTTAAAACGAGATTTGGGTATTTGAGGTATGCATATGTATCTTTGAAATATGACCAATATATCTAACCGTTGTTGATCTATACAAGTGAAGGAATACACCCCACTGCTCAGGGATTTATTTAGTACATTACATGTACAACTAATATTTATGTTGTCCTTGATTAAGTACATGTATGGGTCAAGGAAGCTTATGCAAACTCGTGATTGTGACTTGTGCCCTTTGTAAGAACAACTATGTCATTTCCTTCTTAAGgtcttcaaatttattttaattcactTTAAAGGATGTACTGACTATTATCTGTTATGTAGAAACAGGATTTACTTAAAAGATTGTCAAAAACAaacgtttgtttacattttaaatttgaatatttaccaaaaatgtttattttgtaatCTTAGACTGTTTGGTCAATTTAGTTGTATGCaaagaaaatgttttgttttttaaggTGAAAAATTAGAACGTTTCATAAATAAGGTTGTTTGATAATTTTAAGTCCATTTTCTAAAACTCGGCTAGAAGTATCTGtcgtatatatatagttgtcacttAATGTAAGTATTTTTGTGACTGTGCTTAAACCTTTGGATCCTTTACGATAGACATTACGCTAATCTGCAATCAATTTAATTATCatgcctaatatatcatgtacataTATTGTGTTACAGTTGTAGATTCTAACGACGAAGAAATGTAACAACACTAGGCCACCGAAAGCTGTATTATTAGTTCAGTCTAGGTTGCCAAATTGCCTAGAGCGATGGACACAGTGCAGTCCTTTGTTGTCTCCTTTTAGCATGAATTCGAATCCCGATGAGGGAAGAAATACATTTGCTTCTGcattgttgtgctgatatttagAGTAGTTATTATATAAAACATGTGTCCATTCCTCAAGACCACTCGACAACCTGGACTGAACTAATAAATCAGCTTTCGGTGGCCTAGTGTTTCTATTCCTGGCAGTAGAATCTAGAGTTGTAACTCAGATATATCAGACACGAAGATGGAATTCATTCCAAATTAGCTCAATGTATATcgtaaaaaatcacaaaaatacttaggGACCATGCAATATTATCAGGCAGGTGGGACCAGTGCAAATTCTggttacaacaacaaaaaacgtcAATGTCCTATACTGATTTGGGCTACAAAAACTCAATGTCCTATGACTAGAATGCTGAAAATAAGTATGtgtcctttatatatatatatattttatactacactacaaactgctcagagtctgaaaaTGACCATatttttactggtcgagcacagaTTTGATAGAAATGACTCAACGTAATCTCAACAGCACTCTTTGGTCtcatttttactttaaataataCGTGATTGAGGACATAATCTTGGTATAATCTGAATATGGTCTCAACAAATTGGTAGCTTGGTTCATTTCTGTCAATTTTAAGGATTTAATTAAAAGATgaaaaagctagaattttcagTTCAGACTAACTTCAGACATTACTTTCATAAAATTCTATaaattttcaaatcaacttagattttcatattACTCTATAGACATCTCAATTGTATGTTGACcttacagaataccaggttgtttaGTTATTTgatgtattgctgtcaaatttatggatttaattttaaataggtaaaaaaaaaagtaaaattttcagtttagggTTAATTCAGATAATCacctttaatttattttataacttttttcaaattaacttggattttcatataactctacagctatctcatttatatattgatcttacagaattcAAGGTTGTTTAGTAGTTTTGTGTattgctgtcatttttatgaatttgataaTAGTTTAAAATTCAGATAATCACCtttaattttttataacattttcatttcaactttgattttcatataactctacagctatctcaattttatattaatcttacagaatgccaggtAATTTGGTAGTTATAGGTTCATTTCTGTCAAATTCTGAGATTTAATaagaaggtaaaaaaaaactgcatCAAAGTGAAAAACATGTCTGCCATTAGCTTTAAAAAGACCATTATTTCTTTCTTGAAAGTAGAATAGATAAAGTAGCATTGtataattgaaatataaagaTGCTCTGTTATCAAGTCAATAATTGGTAATTCACCATATGATAATAGGTTTACTAGTCTAAGAGTTCGTGTCAATAAGTTTATTAGTCTAAGAGTTTGTGTccattaatttaaattatttcctttattttaaattgatagagtgtttgaaaattgtatacaaattggatatttatagtttataaatgtgtttgattgaataattttgataaattttcatggtcaaaaaatggtgaaaaagtGGTGACCATATGCCTAAAGTGGATAAAAATGTGTTTGTCCTACTATGATTTGCACCGATCCTACCTGCTTGGTAAATATTGCATGGTCCCTtaattccaaggaaaattcaaaaaggaaaatcaaatggTAAATGAAAGGAtcgtaagatacagtcacagaataTATGAAAAATTAAGTGATATAGACCCCAGAATAATTGGACCACTTTGAGAATTTAAACATCTGATTAGAACAAATGTAATGGAAATTGACCCTtcctccttttttttttcttttttttattaaaaatcttaatttccGCAAACGACATTCACAAAATAAACTTGATGTCACTGTAACCACAGCACGTGACTGCACGTCATTGTGTAGTGTATGATTAATGTCAGCATTCAGTCTAAATAATACGTCATCAAGTAAGATTGTGTAAGACATTATATTCTACTCACCTGGCCGAACGTggcatccgtcgtccgtcgtcttccAACTTTTACAGAAAAATCCTCTCCTCTCAAACGACTTGGccaaacagtggcggatccagaacttttcctaagggggagcGCTGACTgaccaaaaagggggggggcgctccagtcatgcttcaatgattccctatataatcaaccaaatttttcccacgaaagggggggccgggcccccaaactggatccgcctatgccaGTAATATAGTGGATGCGCTTGAGATACGTTTTTATACCACAAATCTTTGCAACTCCCTTTGATATTCGAATTAGGTTTTCTgaatttttctgaattttaataatgttttcaATTACCAATAACAACAGTTTAATTTATGAAGCTgcatttacatattaaaatgaatataagcTAAGAAGAAGGCAAGAAATTAAAATGCGGCTCATTTTTTGCAAGTATCAATAAAAGCGGAATTTTAAGATTATGGCTCGTCATTAGCAGTCAGTTAGGCTCAAAATTTGTCCAAAAACCCAACAATCGAAATCGCTTAacgatataggaagatatggtatgggtccaatgagacaactctccatcaaagtcacaatttataaaaataaaccattataagtcaaggtcTTCAATTATGACTAAATGTCAATAATTTGCCTTCAATTGAATCTGTATTAATGTGATCTAACACTCCTTAGCTAGAAATTGATAATGCATTCACTAGGTGTTTCCGGCGAGTACAAGGAAGAGATTGAAAGTAAGACCAGGGTGAATTCGAACTATTTAGTTGACTGATTAGATCTActaaaatcattttaataaatgttacaAATGGTTATTAACATATCTTTTTAACCtttaacatgaaatcaaacagatcCTGGTTTGAttcccgttccgggatgaaaatttcagggaatcAATTTTCGGCGCTCCTTTGACACCATTGCAATTTGCtttatggtcttgaggaaacgatgatagtccgtcgggaGGGgccgataaatggctgacccgtgttaagagagagccatatctcttgcacgttaaagataatattaagattaatataagttgcaaaacttgtttcccaatccactataaataaatatgtttaaactaaaacggTTAATTAAATGGCGTTAAGACTGGATTACACACCAAATGCAGGTGCTAATTCATCGAGACCAttatttgttaattgtttattttagatctTTAACTGTTGAATCGGTGTAAATTGAATCGTCAATGTATAAAACGTCTCTTTTCATCCTTCTGCCAATTTTACGTCATTCTTGGGTGCATTTTTTGTCTTATTCTTCAATTGAATTATGGAATTGTTCATTCATTCCTAAGGGTTTGTTATTTAACCTTAAGTAGACATTTATTtagaatctgatgttcagtagtcggcgtttgttgatatgtttcataagtgtttctctgaTTTAGCACatctgatattaaatttttgcACTAATGTAGCAAACATAATGTTtagaatttgatttgatttagcacatgtgatatttatatttttgttctgaATTTTTAAGCCGATGTTGAGATTTCGGTTGTGACCGCTATAGTCGTACTTTGTACCCGCTAGTGAAGCGTTTAGACAATTTAACAGAATAGCAGGCGTGGTCAAAACAAGTtcatataaacagaaaaaaaaactgtcgGAAATCTCTGTATGCAAGGGGTAAATCATGGGTTTAGTAAGTCGTTCTATCTAATTTCAAACAGAGCTTGTGTATACATGTtataatgatttccttgatagagggttactgttTTCGCAAACGCTATTCGACTAAGGGTTTCTAATGGTGGATTGAAGTCATGATCCatctgaatattttaaaaatgaaaacatcactTTTTAAATGTCATACGTCCTAAGCAATTTTCTAAGTAAACCTTCACACGGAACGCTCAAACCGAATAAACGAAAGCTAAAAATGTATATGAACCTAAAAAGTTGTAGAGCTAGGAGACCACAAAAGGACTTACAAAATAGCAAATTACCCGGTGTCATCATGATTTCATTGATTGTTATTAAAAATCTGCGTCAAGGTGAATGAATACTGATATGTTCAACTATTGTAGCCACTATCATGTCCTCTTTTatacggtttcggtacttatacatcctcggatttcaaatgtgcaaggctttgagcgttcctgatgaaagtaaatccagaaaagcgcttcagactcattgaaattatttaaggtgttgttttcaatttttcataaGGTTGTATCATATCAAAATGCGATATATCATCAAAGacataaaaaatttataaaagggtCAAAAATTGTAAAGCTTGCATGGAATTTCCGGAACTAAAGTAGTTTTTAGGTTAATACACTTCGctgattgaaaaacaaaaacaatttagcAAATCTATAGTTGTGTTCATATTGAAGTTTCTTAGAGAAACACGTCTTACGATAATAGATAGCCAAGTTATATGATCTGTCATTTGCAAATACACAAGTTAGTACTTATAAAACAAACTGAACCACAAAAGGCTCTTCATACAATAAAGAattcttttttaaacatttattgaaAACTTAATGTGTACTTTCACTATAGAAAACATATGGTTTATAAGAACATGCTTTAACAATAATACatatattgaatattgaatatgcactttatgtttaaaatattccgtatatacatgtattacattataTGACAAGTTAAGTTAAGATAAAGCCGACTTTACTGAAACTTCGTAATTGTATATGATATCATGATAAAGTCCGAGATCTTCCGGAGAACAACCTTTATTTGTCAATGTCAATGCATTGTTTTTTAATATGTATACGATCTAGAATAATCATGTGACGAAATGTcatctttatttttcattacgTTCTTACAACACATAGCTATGGAAATAAACACTTTCGAGCACTGCTTCCTAAATCGTGAGTTCAAAAAGCTGTAAATAATAGGATTAATTGCATTGTTAATAAAATAGAATCTTGAAAATAGTTTGACAATCATTTCCTCGATCGGTGATAAATCCTCATAAAAATTAGTCATCACACTCCTTGTGATCATTATGATTAGTCCTGGTAAGTACGTTACAACAAACGCTACCGTGACGGTGAAAAATATAATAGTTGTCCTACTCAGTTTGATTGTTTTCGGTTGCGATAGAACTTTTGGGGAACTTGGAGGAGACTTTTCAGTATCAGGGCAAATGTCATCTGTTATCTTTTTTGGTGATTTTGGCGACATTGGCGTCTTGTCCTTACTTTCACTACTTATACTTCTTGCGAACATAGTGTTTCTAGTGCGTGCAATTTTGACAGCATTTTTTATTCTGGTTGACCCATAAACCGTTCCTACCCCGCAGTCACGACGTTGTCGAATTTCAATCcaaattttaatgtaaaatccTGCCAACAATGAAAAAGTTATAACGAATACCACAGTAAGCATATTATAATATACTTTCGGAAATGCCGTTCCTCGGTACTTTTCGTCTATTGAACAGTCATAACCAAATGTACCGTTTATTGGCGTTGGTTGTTTTGTTACCCCAAATAAAAACAATGCAGGCGATGCAAGAATAAAAGCAGCAATACAAGCAACCATACACATCGTTTTAATCTTTGATGTCATCAAAACCCGTAATGGTCTGCAAATTTTAAAGTATCTGTCAAACGCAATTTCGATAAGAATTATCGCTGATCCATAAATGATGGCGGCCTCTGTGTACTTTACTAATTTACACCCAATTTTATCATTGAAAGTATAGGAATGAATAAGATCATAAACACCAGCAGGCATTGATATGAGACATCCCAGTAAATCAAAGATGGCCATAGCACTGATGAAAAAGTTGGCCGATCTTCGCTTAAATCCCCAGTTATACACATATATTACCATGATATTTCCAAACGTTCCTATGACCATGATCAAAGCGACGAAAATTATAACTGGAATGTATAGAAATGCCTTCTCGTTATTGAGACATTCTAAACATTTCTGTGTATGGTCCGAAAACGATCCATTAAACCTAGAAACGTTAAATGTGCAGCAATTTAATACCTTGATTGTATGCATGttgaaatctgaaaaataaagaattttgaatgTCAAGCTCTTTATATTGGAAACGAATCGTGACAACGTAATATAAAATCAATTACTTAAATTGGTATCATTTATAAagaatgatataaaatattgtaataattcACTAATGGACGTATGGTTTTCAGGTGAAATGAATATCAAACGGATTGAGAGCTTGTTTAAATCATTGGTAAAATTAAACAGATTGGCTATGATATATGACAATGACACTTTACTAATTGGTGCGTCCGAAACGCTTTTCTTGATTAACCTTCACCAGGAAATCGTAAGCCCACCACGATCAAAGCCCCGGATGAGAACtacaataaataatatttatagtTGATCTACTCTTTGATAAAAACTACGCagttttgaaaaaatgtttttaatagaATTGAGAAGCGTAAGGCGTACGAATTATGTTCAATTTATGAAGAAAAGGTTAAAAGACCGATCGAGGAGGTACTAGGAAAGACTTATATAAATTTTTGATTGGTGATTGTTATATGGTATTCCACATCTTTGGCAATGAGTTAGTTGATAATTTCATAAAACAGTACTTGCTAAATTTTCCGTCAGTTTGGTATCTTGTAATaaagtgtctcattggcaatcatacgatatctttttatattgtttttagcCTGTGATGCTGAACGGTTCGTATCAACTAAAGAGTTTACAAGCGAAacagaaaattatttaaaaaaaatagtcaagGTATTTCTTTGTAAAATCATTATAGTAAAACTTGTGAAACCTACCTTAAAGAGTCCGACCCCTTTACCAGGATCTTTAGTGTTGTAGTATTTTTTCAAACATTAATACTATATTATCAATTATAACAGTCATCTTAAGCTACTTAATGTAAACAAGTATTTCCTTTCCGGTTTAAGGATACATGGGATACATGTAGATCTGACCACAGCAGTATAGACATAATTAATATACATACTTCGTACACATATACTTATACGTTAAGAAGTCATTGGTGTCAAATTGGTTAACTGCGGTTTCTCTCATTTTGACCTAGAATTTGAGAATGTTAAGTAGTTCCCACTGTGTTAAGAGTAGTATGTGTATTTCCATGTCTTACTGTATCCAAATAACCTGTATGTACCCATTGCCATTATTTCATACATGGGAAtgaatgttatattttgtattaaaaaggGTAAACT
This sequence is a window from Mytilus edulis chromosome 1, xbMytEdul2.2, whole genome shotgun sequence. Protein-coding genes within it:
- the LOC139521372 gene encoding orexin receptor type 2-like translates to MHTIKVLNCCTFNVSRFNGSFSDHTQKCLECLNNEKAFLYIPVIIFVALIMVIGTFGNIMVIYVYNWGFKRRSANFFISAMAIFDLLGCLISMPAGVYDLIHSYTFNDKIGCKLVKYTEAAIIYGSAIILIEIAFDRYFKICRPLRVLMTSKIKTMCMVACIAAFILASPALFLFGVTKQPTPINGTFGYDCSIDEKYRGTAFPKVYYNMLTVVFVITFSLLAGFYIKIWIEIRQRRDCGVGTVYGSTRIKNAVKIARTRNTMFARSISSESKDKTPMSPKSPKKITDDICPDTEKSPPSSPKVLSQPKTIKLSRTTIIFFTVTVAFVVTYLPGLIIMITRSVMTNFYEDLSPIEEMIVKLFSRFYFINNAINPIIYSFLNSRFRKQCSKVFISIAMCCKNVMKNKDDISSHDYSRSYTY